In Felis catus isolate Fca126 chromosome B1, F.catus_Fca126_mat1.0, whole genome shotgun sequence, the sequence TCCATCCGGCTCCGGGCCAACCTCAGCCATCCAGCTCCTCCTTGACAGTGATCCGCAGGGGGCAGATGCGCAGAGGCTCGGCAGGCCCGTCCCCCCGCATGCCCCCCAGGTAGAAGTAGGGCCGCACCTCCCCGAAGCGGGCGTGGAAGGTGTAGAGGTGGCAGTGGCTCTCCGCGTCGTAGAAAGACAGCTCGCCCTCCTCACACTCCAGCTCTACGCGCAGGCGGCGGGGGATGGCCGGGACCAGGGCTGACGTGGCCGGGTCCGAGGTCACACAGTGGTCTCCCTCTACGCCCTGCGTGCGACACACGTACCAGAAGCCCGAGCGGGTGTCGTGGTAGCAGCTGTGCGAGTGGCCTTCGGCGCCGGCGTCCTGCTGCAGCCGCATCACACCCACCCGCCAGCTGGGCAGCCCCCCCAGGTCCACCTCCCAGGTGTGGGAGCCCTGCGAGAAGACGCGGGAGCCCAGCAGGCACGGCGCTGAGGAGAAGCGCTCCGGGTTCTCCACCTGCACGCGGTAGCCGTGGTTGGTGACACTGGTGAGGTCATTGGACACCGAGAGCCAGCCGGCCGCGGTATTGGGATCGAAGCTGAAAGGCACTGAGAGCAGAGGGGGACAGCGGGGGCGAATCAGCCAACCTTAGGTGCTGCCTGCCTCCCATGCCAGCCGCCAGCCAATGCCTCCATCCCCCCAAAGTGACCCACTGTGTCCCAACTGGCCCCAGGGCTTGGAGGGAGCTGTccagggctgaggggcagggttatgggctgaactgtgcccCACCGAAAAAGATGGGGATGTCTTAACCGCCAGTATTTCAGAAGGCATCCTTATTTGGGAGTGGGGTCATGGCAGATGTGACTGAGATGACATCAGACAGGAGCCGAGTGGGACCTTAACCCAACATGACTGTTGTTCTTgccaaagaaaggagaagggacacAGACACACGAGGGGACAAGGCCAGGTGATGACAAGGGCCGGGATCCAAGGGCTACAGCTGCCGGCCAAGGATTGCTGGCCAACACCAGAAGCCAGCGAGAGGCATGGAAGGCCCTCCCTATAGGTTTCAGAGGGAGTACGGCCCTGCCGACACCAGCACTCTGGTCTTCTGGCCCCTGGAACTGCGAGAGCAAGTAAATCTGTCATCTTACGGCACCCAGTGTGCAGTCCTTTGTtagagcagccacaggaaaccaaCAGGAGCAGGGGCCCCGGGTGCTCACAAAACTCCATGACGATTTGGAGAAGCACGTAACATCCCTCTGGGTGGGTCACTGACATTTCTCCCTACAAAATCACGTCTTAGCTTGGGTTGCTACACAAAAATACCCCGGGCTGCGTGGCTTCAACAACCGAAATGTCcctctcatggttctggagactGAAGTCTGAGACTGGGCTGTAGCGTGGTTCAGTTTGGGTGAGGCCCTCCCTCCTCGTGGCTCACAGACGGCTGCCTCTTGCTGTGTCCCCACACCGGGCAAAGGGGAGAGGAAGCCGGCCCTCTGGTGCCTCTCCTTGTAAGGGCACTAACCCCATCCTGGGGCTCTATGCTCATGACCTCATGTAACccaaatcacctcccaaaggccacaCCTCAAATGCCATCCCATTGGAGGTTGGGGCTTCAACCTACGAATGTAAGGGGACACAAACACTCAGTCCGTAGCGCCCAACAAACACAGTGACTCGCGTGGCCTGGTGTCACCTTGGAAAGGCGATCCTGAAAGGAGGAGACCTTCCATAACCTACACGGTCCAGTTCCGAACAGAGAGGGCAGCCAGCTCCTCTTTCTGCAGAGGTGGCCGAGTGTCAGGACCCAATGACAGGGGCTCTGCCAGAGGGTTTtgagtggtggggctgggggtggagagggcaCCAGGCACCTGTCTGCAAGAGGCTGGAGAAGGTCCGACAGGATGGGAAGCTAAAAGAGAGGAGTGCAGCTGGCTCTGTGCCTCACGTAAAGTACCCCCCTCCTTCCTGTAACCCTGCCCGCACCCCCACTCACCAGATTCAACGGACGTGACCATCTTCCTCCAGACGCGGTACTGCAGGGAATCCAGGTACTTGCAGACGTCGATGAGCATCCCGGGCTGGACGGGCTCTGGCTCCATGGTGCAGAagaggctgggaagggagggaaggcctggtgggcagggctggggccgtGCATCCTGGGCCTAACTGGGTCAGCCGGCCACGGGCGACAGGACTCATTCCCTGGCCATCCTACCCATGACAAACCTGGGCTGGGCTCTGATGGGAGACGAGCCAGTAGCCAATTAGGCTGCTCCTAGCTCTCTGCAGGATTCAGTATTCGGGCTCATCCTGCCCCAGCTGGGATAAATATATATAGGACGTTCTCAGACACAGTTCCCCTTCTTGAGGGCACAAAGCATACTTACATATCTGCTCGTGGGATGTCTGAGTCAGAAGGGACCATAAGGGTCCCCTAGTCCCAATGTCTGAACGTATCATTGGTCTTCACTTTGAACACCTTCGGTGGCGGGAAACTCACTACTCTCCAAAGCATTCTCTTTCACCTTCGTACAGCGGTGACTGGGATACAGTTCATCGCTGTGAGCCCAACAGACATCAACACAAACCAGTGTGTCCCTGAGGCGAGGAGGGGCTAACCAAGAAATACGCTTAAACGTTGGGATGGCCCCCTGAGAAATACAAGCCATGTGCAAGATGCCACATTCTCTCCCCACACAACGGACGGTGATTTTCCACACTCAGAAAAACAACACTTCACCAGCATAAATCGGAAGTGGAATGGCTCAAAGGAGGGCTCTGTCCACCTGGccagtccccaccactccctcTGGGTCATACCCAGCTGGCTTCATTACCTGCCTGGCCCTGGAGCCACTGGCGCTGGCACCCCTGGTATTTCTGcctgctcttcccctcccctccatcagcTTTGGCAACTTACCGGCGTTTTCGGCTTTtgtgtttctaaaagaaaaaacaaacaaacgagcaaacaaacaaaaaacagagccataagcacaggaaaaaaaaaaaagtaagtttctcATCTCAAAAGTAGCCctatatcccatgttcatggaccaGAAGACTTCacattgttaagatggcaatgcTCCCCCAACTgatttacagattcaatacagttcctatcaaaattctagcTGGCTTCTTTATAGACactgacaagctgatcctaaaattcgtatggaaattcaagggaaccagaatagccaaaacaatcttgggCAAAAACAAAGTTGGTGGCTCACACATCCCGACTCCAACGCTTACTAAAAGCAAGAGTAGTGAAAACAACGTGGTACTAACATAAGGACAGACATACAGATCTAATGGACACTGAAAGTCGAGAAGTAAACCCTCACATTTACTGTCAGTTGGTTTTCTACAAGGGTGCCAAGGCCATTCGTTGGGGAAAGAATGATCTTCGGTAAATGGTCTTCAGTGGGACAACCGGACGTCCACATGCAACAGATTGAAGACGGATTCCCACCCTGCACCACACCCAAAATTTTCTGAATTAACTCAAAACTTAAATGTGGAGCTAAGCCTATAAAACTGGATTAGACTatagtttcttagatatgactcCAAAAGcataaacagcaaagaaaacacaGACCAACCGGACTCCATCAAAAGGAAAAGCTTCTGTACTTCAAAGGAAGTTACCAAGAAAGTGAACAAATGacccacaaaatgggaaaaaatatttacaaatcacataccTGCAAAGTGTGCATAATGCCTAAAAACCgttacaattcaacaacaaaaagacaagcaacccactttaaaaaatggaccaaGGATTTGAATGTGCAGTTCccccaaagatatacaaatgaccaacaagtacgtgaaaagatgttcaatatcattagccactgaagaaatgcaaattaaaaccacagtgagataccattttgCACCCACGGCAATGGCTATTTGAAAAAACAGTCAggaggtgcctaggtggttcagtcggttgagtgtccaactttgattttggttcaggtcgtgatcccagggtcacgggattgagccccacacagggctccgtgctcggcacagagcctgcttagggttctctttctctttctccctctctctccctttgcccctctctctcccctgctcacgctcgctctctaaaataaaaatttaaaaataataagacattttcaaagaaagttagcgctggcaagcatgtggagaagttagccctcatacactgctgatgggacTATAAAATCAGTGCAGTTGCTTAGAAAGCAGCCGGGCAAACGGTTAAACTTACAAGTTACCGTATGATTCAGTAAATCTATTCCTAGGCAcatactcaagagaaataaaaacatatgtctacacaaaaacttgcacatgaatgtttatagcagtatgaTTCATAATCGctaaaaagtggaagcaacccaaatgtccaccaattgatgaatgggtaaataaaatgtagcatatccacacaacggagtattattcagtcctgtactgatacatgctgcaacagATATAGTTTCAAAACGTGCAGAGTGAAAGAAGCTGGTCACAAAAGGCTACAtgttatgtgattccatttataggaatcATTTATGGAAAATGTCCAGACTAGGCAAATCcttagagatagaaagtagattagcgtTTGCTGAGGGCTGATGGTGGGGCGAGAGGGGGAGCATAGGAGGGTGACAGCTAAAAAGTACGGGGTTTCTGTTGGGGGGGTAAAACTAATTCTATGACTGATTATGGTGATGGCTGTATAACTCTGTGACTACagtaaaaaccactgaactacacattttaaatgagtgaattatacaatatgtgaattttatctcaataaaactgttacattaaaaaagaaaaaatcagggcacctggccgACTCAGTCATttaggcatctgactcctgatttcggctcaggtcacgatctcacagttttgggggttcaagccccgttttGGGGTccgtgccgacagcacagagcctgcttgggattctctctctccctctctctctggtcctttctcacttgcactctgtctctctcaaaataaatacataagcttaaaaaaaaaaggtcatgaaAGCACACTGGTCACTGGGCAAGACGACACTCCCAATTTCCTAACCAGAAACAGCAAGGAATCTAGCTTTTAGAATCCACCAAATGATTTTATTATCAGGGGCATTTTGGAGACAGGAGACATCAGGATTCAAAGCTTTGTATGAGGCAGAGAACCCCAATGGTCCCTGGCGGGGATGTGACACCCACCCAGCTTGAATGGAATATGTCCCTGTCCCTTCTCAATCCACTCTACAAAGAGTCCCCTTTCCAGAGGGTTTGGCTGTTCTCTAAGTGGAGGAGATACCTCACCATCCTAATCGATTTCCAAACTAGCTTTCCATTATAGAAACATCTCTATAAAGACTTAGTGACTCatggggggcaggaggcaggggatgaaagcaataaaaagaaaaaaaatcaactaaatagatattttttaaagagagaaagaggtcacccttttatttaaaaaaaaaaaaaattttttttaatgtgtattctttttgcgagagagacagagtgtgagtgggggaggagcagagagagagggagacacagaattcaaagcgggctccaggttccgagctgtcagcacag encodes:
- the TRIM35 gene encoding E3 ubiquitin-protein ligase TRIM35 isoform X2 — translated: MELGPAVSPGPSRSFKEELLCAVCYDPFRDAVTLRCGHNFCRGCVTRCWEVQVTPTCPVCKDRAALADLRTNHTLNNLVEKLLREESEGARWAGHRSPRLCRLHRGQFSLFCLDDKELLCCSCQADSRHQGHRVQPVKDTAHDFRAKCRNMEHALREKAKAFWAVRRSYEAIAKHNQKHKSRKRRLFCTMEPEPVQPGMLIDVCKYLDSLQYRVWRKMVTSVESVPFSFDPNTAAGWLSVSNDLTSVTNHGYRVQVENPERFSSAPCLLGSRVFSQGSHTWEVDLGGLPSWRVGVMRLQQDAGAEGHSHSCYHDTRSGFWYVCRTQGVEGDHCVTSDPATSALVPAIPRRLRVELECEEGELSFYDAESHCHLYTFHARFGEVRPYFYLGGMRGDGPAEPLRICPLRITVKEELDG